Proteins from a genomic interval of Lolium perenne isolate Kyuss_39 chromosome 1, Kyuss_2.0, whole genome shotgun sequence:
- the LOC127322724 gene encoding protein OCTOPUS, translating into MASLQMEPPAPPPRRSASTSCDLHPDEAFTGFCAACLRERLAGLEASDVAPAAPGRRSTSAIRSLFSRPFAAPSVSGAAVPLPDLRRCKSFSCGRAGDAPTDEPQRWSCDARGRSTLWALFHRDDRERVRDGTAFAAFPASSSAAAAALPFEVQQMPPPPPCVPEVFLEEEIVMAEIAPVVEPIVAADLETEAYATGEVRPMKDHIDLETSQPKKPPPPPMDLKEIAGSFWVAASVFSKKWQKWRRKQKLKKEEAAAGSKAAAAAMPPSGKPSKPSFLQRSRTRGGACSEFAGGRRSCDTDPRFSLDAARMSVDDAGVSWDGPRASWDGYLFGAGAGIGLGRAPPAITRLPPILSALEGSPTGILARSDGQIPVEDDSQPEPDGDANTPGGSAQTRDYYMDTSSRRRRSLDHSSSARRRSFEVPDPKPVPAAAAIANARESPVIVGSAEFYHFQHAEDLLDHRFSTSSLVDDFPRASLDAAKKPRRKAWSLWDFIHRRATGRRSGASASDVAFSEPWPELRGRGGCSANARTTMQRCGSNASARSSFSSTSGGMGSSRRCFVDGGVKSRHEDRCVLERNRSARYSPAQQADNGMLRLYLTPLRSASGRRAGGLPANAGGRHLRSQSFARTMLRLY; encoded by the coding sequence ATGGCGTCGCTGCAGATGgagccgccggcgccgccgccgcggaggTCCGCGTCCACGAGCTGCGACCTGCACCCCGACGAGGCCTTCACCGGCTTCTGCGCCGCCTGCCTCCGCGAGCGCCTCGCCGGCCTCGAGGCCTCCGACGTCGCGCCCGCCGCGCCGGGCCGCAGGTCCACCTCCGCCATCcgctccctcttctccaggccctTCGCCGCCCCCTCGGTCTCCGGCGCCGCCGTCCCGCTGCCGGACCTCCGCCGCTGCAAGTCCTTCTCGTGCGGGCGCGCGGGCGACGCGCCCACCGACGAGCCGCAGCGGTGGTCCTGCGACGCCCGCGGCCGCAGCACGCTCTGGGCGCTGTTCCACAGGGACGACCGCGAGCGCGTCCGCGACGGCACCGCGTTCGCCGCGTTCCCGGCgtcgtcctccgccgccgccgccgcgctcccCTTCGAGGTCCagcagatgccgccgccgccgccgtgcgttcCTGAGGTATTCTTGGAGGAGGAGATCGTTATGGCCGAGATTGCCCCGGTGGTCGAGCCAATCGTGGCGGCGGACTTGGAGACCGAAGCTTACGCGACTGGGGAGGTGCGGCCCATGAAGGATCACATAGATCTCGAGACCTCGCAACCCaagaagccgccgccgccgccaatggaCCTGAAGGAGATCGCCGGCAGCTTCTGGGTCGCCGCCTCCGTCTTCAGCAAGAAGTGGCAGAAGTGGAGGCGCAAGCAGAAGCTCAAGAAGGAGGAGGCCGCAGCCGGGAGCAAGGCGGCGGCCGCGGCAATGCCGCCGTCGGGGAAGCCGTCCAAGCCCTCGTTCCTTCAGCGCAGCCGCACTCGCGGCGGAGCCTGCTCGGAGTTCGCCGGAGGCCGCCGCTCGTGCGACACCGACCCAAGATTCTCCCTTGACGCCGCCCGCATGTCCGTGGACGACGCAGGCGTATCTTGGGACGGGCCGCGCGCGTCCTGGGACGGCTACCTGTTTGGCGCCGGCGCGGGCATTGGCCTTGGCCGAGCGCCTCCGGCGATTACCCGGTTGCCGCCCATCCTCTCCGCGCTCGAGGGCTCGCCTACCGGCATCTTGGCACGCTCCGACGGTCAAATTCCCGTGGAAGATGACTCACAGCCCGAGCCTGACGGCGACGCCAACACCCCTGGCGGCTCGGCGCAGACGCGGGACTACTACATGGACACTTCGAGCCGGCGGCGCCGCAGCCTGGACCATTCCAGCTCCGCGCGGCGAAGGTCGTTCGAGGTGCCCGACCCAAAGCCAGTACCTGCAGCGGCCGCAATCGCCAACGCCAGGGAATCCCCAGTGATCGTCGGCAGCGCAGAGTTCTACCACTTCCAGCACGCCGAGGACCTGCTCGACCACCGGTTCAGCACCAGCTCCCTCGTCGACGACTTCCCCCGCGCGAGCCTGGACGCCGCCAAGAAGCCCCGGCGCAAGGCGTGGAGCCTGTGGGACTTCATCCACCGCAGGGCCACGGGCCGCCGGAGCGGCGCGTCCGCGTCCGACGTCGCGTTCTCGGAGCCGTGGCCGGAGCTCCGCGGCCGCGGCGGGTGCAGCGCCAATGCCAGGACGACGATGCAGAGGTGCGGCAGCAACGCGAGCGCGCGCAGCTCGTTCAGCAGCACGAGCGGCGGGATGGGCAGCTCACGGCGCTGCTTCGTGGATGGTGGTGTGAAGAGTCGACACGAAGATCGGTGCGTGCTGGAGCGGAACCGGAGCGCGCGGTACTCGCCGGCGCAACAGGCGGACAACGGCATGCTGCGGCTCTACCTCACCCCGCTGCGGAGCGCCAGCGGCCGGCGCGCGGGCGGGCTGCCGGCCAACGCTGGCGGGCGGCATCTGAGGTCCCAGTCGTTCGCAAGGACCATGCTCCGGCTGTACTGA